One genomic region from Pseudomonas sp. R5-89-07 encodes:
- a CDS encoding DUF3077 domain-containing protein, producing the protein MINPPLNKTLGVITFSTCGKQPNLHRLFRVNSGVPIRDALEHASELLHCSKMLALDAAMDNSADRYAWAAHYLGEMAKAVVDDLAKGMLPNGVVEEGESVGV; encoded by the coding sequence ATGATCAACCCACCCCTCAACAAAACCCTCGGCGTCATCACCTTTTCCACCTGCGGCAAACAGCCCAACCTCCACCGTCTATTCCGCGTCAATTCCGGCGTACCCATCCGCGATGCCCTGGAGCATGCCTCCGAGCTTCTGCACTGTTCCAAAATGCTGGCTTTGGACGCAGCGATGGATAACAGCGCAGATCGCTACGCCTGGGCGGCGCATTATTTGGGGGAGATGGCGAAGGCGGTGGTCGATGATTTGGCGAAGGGGATGTTGCCCAATGGGGTGGTGGAGGAGGGGGAATCGGTTGGTGTGTAG
- a CDS encoding glycine zipper 2TM domain-containing protein: MNKSLLVGAVLGAVGVTAGGAVATYSLVKSGPEYAQVLAVQPVKTQIKTPREVCKDVTVTRQRPVQDQHQIAGTVVGALAGGLLGNQIGGGNGKKLATVAGAVGGGYAGNKVQEGMQNRDTYTTTQTRCNTVNDISDKVVGYDVRYNLDGKEGTVRMERDPGGQIPVDKEGRLILGQNQ; this comes from the coding sequence GTGAACAAGTCGTTGCTGGTTGGTGCGGTATTGGGTGCTGTCGGTGTGACTGCCGGGGGTGCTGTTGCCACCTACAGCCTGGTAAAAAGCGGCCCTGAGTATGCGCAAGTACTGGCGGTACAGCCGGTGAAAACCCAGATCAAAACCCCGCGTGAGGTCTGCAAGGACGTCACAGTGACCCGGCAGCGTCCGGTGCAGGACCAGCATCAAATCGCCGGTACCGTGGTGGGCGCCCTTGCCGGTGGCCTGCTGGGCAACCAGATCGGCGGTGGTAACGGCAAGAAGCTGGCTACCGTAGCCGGTGCGGTTGGTGGCGGTTACGCGGGTAACAAGGTTCAGGAAGGTATGCAGAACCGTGATACCTACACCACTACCCAGACCCGTTGTAACACCGTGAACGACATCAGTGACAAGGTTGTGGGTTACGACGTGCGTTACAACCTGGACGGCAAGGAAGGCACGGTACGTATGGAGCGTGATCCAGGCGGCCAGATTCCGGTCGACAAAGAAGGTCGTCTGATCCTCGGCCAGAACCAGTAG
- a CDS encoding AAA family ATPase, with amino-acid sequence MYKILLESDYNKHPSSGWVYLSPSSWDDYNFKTTFSVSVLCQGSVLRLGEVKIGYEDQPAGWTRDVLKGKELLGLPKNFFSIGQDIAYYEILHENFSPSDVNNILESMRDASWMDEVLRQSQKHEVFRYSLLRTVSLAAFPQYKRTARGLPPLTPYKFCYNHSKKNGSNISLGFNVKPGSMPPTNIHVLIGRNGAGKTTILNSMVSSIVDRVHCCDGGFLVSVAGVYSEMPKQYFSSVVSVSFSAFDTFMPPDNRQNRSEGVAYFYIGMKRRVICDNGEISAIAKGPSDFLAETLESIESCWSQERKRSRWVAAIKRLESDLNFAEMNLAELSLQPFEWVKDKIIEKIRSASSGHFIILHTITHLVDVVEEKTLVLMDEPETHLHPPLLSAFMRALADLLMDRNAIALIATHSPVVLQEVPNSCAFVLTRNGDQQRIDPPERETFGENVGALTKSVFGLESIKSGFHDILASSVQSGQSFEEILSEYSGHLGLEGQLILRAMLESKSQSGID; translated from the coding sequence GTGTACAAAATATTATTAGAGAGTGACTATAATAAACACCCATCGTCAGGGTGGGTTTATTTATCGCCTAGCAGCTGGGATGATTATAATTTCAAGACAACATTTTCAGTATCTGTGCTCTGCCAAGGTTCAGTACTCCGCCTTGGTGAAGTAAAAATCGGGTATGAAGATCAACCGGCTGGATGGACTCGGGATGTTCTTAAAGGTAAAGAGCTACTAGGTCTTCCAAAGAATTTTTTCTCGATAGGCCAAGATATCGCCTATTACGAAATTCTACATGAGAACTTTAGCCCAAGCGATGTTAATAACATATTGGAATCAATGCGTGACGCCTCGTGGATGGATGAGGTATTACGCCAGTCCCAGAAACATGAAGTTTTCCGTTACTCACTATTAAGAACGGTGAGCCTGGCAGCTTTCCCTCAATATAAAAGAACTGCCAGAGGCCTTCCACCCCTCACCCCTTACAAGTTTTGCTATAATCACTCAAAAAAAAATGGCAGCAATATATCGTTAGGCTTTAATGTTAAGCCTGGCTCAATGCCGCCAACTAACATACATGTTCTTATTGGGAGGAATGGAGCTGGCAAAACAACGATACTTAACTCTATGGTTTCAAGTATTGTTGATAGAGTTCATTGTTGCGATGGAGGTTTTCTGGTAAGTGTGGCAGGAGTGTATTCAGAAATGCCCAAGCAATATTTCAGTAGCGTGGTTTCTGTCTCTTTCAGCGCATTTGATACGTTCATGCCACCCGATAATCGCCAAAATAGATCTGAAGGAGTAGCTTACTTTTATATCGGTATGAAGCGCCGAGTTATTTGCGATAATGGAGAGATTTCCGCTATAGCAAAGGGGCCCTCAGATTTCCTCGCTGAAACATTAGAGTCTATTGAGTCCTGCTGGAGCCAGGAAAGAAAGCGCAGTAGGTGGGTCGCAGCGATCAAACGACTAGAGTCAGACTTGAATTTTGCCGAGATGAACCTAGCCGAACTCTCCTTGCAGCCTTTTGAATGGGTTAAAGATAAAATTATTGAAAAAATAAGAAGCGCCAGTTCAGGCCACTTTATAATTTTGCACACTATTACGCATTTGGTTGACGTAGTAGAAGAAAAAACGCTCGTCCTCATGGATGAGCCAGAGACCCACCTGCACCCACCGCTGCTTTCTGCATTCATGAGGGCGCTGGCAGATCTCCTAATGGATCGCAACGCTATTGCTCTTATCGCCACGCATTCACCAGTGGTCTTGCAAGAGGTGCCAAATTCATGTGCTTTCGTATTGACGCGAAACGGCGATCAACAGCGGATCGATCCGCCCGAAAGAGAGACTTTTGGGGAAAATGTTGGGGCGCTCACCAAATCAGTATTTGGGTTAGAATCAATAAAATCCGGATTTCATGACATTCTAGCGAGCTCAGTACAAAGCGGACAGTCATTCGAAGAAATTCTATCTGAGTATTCCGGACATTTAGGGCTGGAAGGGCAGTTAATATTAAGAGCAATGCTTGAGTCGAAAAGTCAGTCGGGGATTGACTGA
- the tgt gene encoding tRNA guanosine(34) transglycosylase Tgt — protein MSFELLATDGKARRGRLTFPRGTVETPAFMPVGTYGTVKGMLPRDIVATGAEIILGNTFHLWLRPGTEVIKKHGDLHDFMKWQGPILTDSGGFQVFSLGAMRKIKEEGVTFASPVDGSKVFMGPEESMQVQRDLGSDIVMIFDECTPYPADEDVARISMELSLRWAQRSKNAHGDNTAALFGIVQGGMHESLRKRSLEGLDKIGFDGLAIGGLSVGEPKHEMIKVLDYLPGLMPADKPRYLMGVGKPEDLVEGVRRGVDMFDCVMPTRNARNGHLFIDTGVLKIRNAFHRHDDSPLDPTCDCYTCQNFSRAYLHHLDKCGEMLGSMLNTIHNLRHYQVLMAGLREAIQQGTLAAFVDAFYAKRGLPVPPLD, from the coding sequence ATGTCGTTTGAATTATTGGCCACCGATGGCAAGGCCCGTCGTGGTCGCCTGACGTTCCCGCGCGGCACCGTCGAGACCCCGGCCTTCATGCCGGTCGGCACCTATGGCACCGTCAAGGGCATGCTGCCGCGTGACATCGTTGCCACCGGCGCCGAGATCATCCTGGGCAACACGTTCCACCTGTGGCTGCGCCCGGGCACGGAAGTGATCAAGAAGCATGGCGATCTGCATGACTTCATGAAGTGGCAAGGCCCGATCCTCACCGACTCCGGTGGTTTCCAGGTGTTCAGCCTGGGCGCCATGCGCAAGATCAAGGAGGAGGGCGTGACCTTCGCCTCGCCGGTGGACGGTTCCAAGGTGTTCATGGGCCCGGAAGAGTCGATGCAGGTGCAGCGCGACCTGGGCTCGGACATCGTGATGATTTTCGACGAGTGCACGCCGTACCCGGCCGACGAAGACGTCGCGCGTATTTCCATGGAGCTGTCGTTGCGCTGGGCGCAGCGCTCCAAGAATGCCCACGGCGATAACACCGCCGCGTTGTTCGGCATCGTGCAGGGCGGCATGCATGAAAGCTTGCGTAAACGCTCGCTGGAAGGCCTCGACAAGATTGGTTTTGACGGCTTGGCCATCGGCGGTTTGTCGGTGGGCGAGCCCAAGCACGAGATGATCAAGGTGCTGGATTACCTGCCGGGCCTGATGCCGGCAGACAAACCTCGTTACCTTATGGGCGTTGGCAAACCGGAAGATCTCGTAGAGGGTGTGCGCCGCGGTGTGGACATGTTCGATTGCGTGATGCCAACCCGTAATGCCCGCAATGGGCATCTGTTCATCGATACAGGCGTGCTGAAGATCCGTAACGCGTTCCATCGCCATGATGATTCGCCGCTGGATCCCACCTGTGACTGCTACACCTGCCAGAACTTCTCGCGTGCTTATCTGCACCATCTGGACAAGTGCGGGGAAATGCTGGGTAGCATGTTGAATACCATCCACAATTTGCGCCATTACCAAGTCCTGATGGCTGGTTTGCGCGAGGCTATTCAACAGGGTACATTGGCCGCCTTCGTCGATGCCTTCTATGCCAAGCGCGGGCTCCCTGTGCCGCCCTTGGACTGA
- the secF gene encoding protein translocase subunit SecF: MLRTINFMGVRNIAFGVTVLLTVLALFSWFHKGLNYGLDFTGGTLIELTYEKPADVTKVRDELVKAGYHEAVVQSFGATTDLLVRMPGEDPQLGHQVAEALQKVGGDNPASVKRVEFVGPQVGEELRDQGGLGMLMALVGIMIYLAFRFQWKFGVGAIVSLIHDVIVTVGILAYFQITFDLTVLAAVLAIIGYSLNDTIVVFDRVRENFRVLRKATLIENINISTTQTLLRTMATSISTLLAIAALMIFGGDNLWGFSLALFIGVLAGTYSSIYIANVVLIWLNLNSEDLIPPASTGKEVDDRP, from the coding sequence ATGTTACGTACAATCAACTTCATGGGCGTTCGCAACATTGCGTTCGGCGTCACCGTGCTCCTTACCGTTCTGGCGTTGTTCAGCTGGTTCCATAAGGGCCTGAACTACGGCCTGGACTTCACCGGCGGTACGCTCATCGAGCTGACCTACGAGAAGCCGGCCGACGTAACCAAGGTGCGTGACGAGCTGGTCAAGGCCGGCTATCACGAGGCGGTGGTGCAGAGCTTTGGCGCCACGACCGACCTGCTGGTGCGCATGCCTGGCGAAGACCCACAACTGGGTCACCAGGTGGCCGAGGCCTTGCAGAAGGTCGGTGGCGACAACCCGGCGTCGGTCAAGCGCGTCGAGTTCGTCGGCCCGCAAGTAGGCGAAGAACTGCGCGACCAGGGCGGCCTCGGCATGCTGATGGCGCTGGTCGGCATCATGATCTACCTGGCGTTCCGCTTTCAGTGGAAGTTCGGTGTCGGCGCCATTGTGTCGCTGATTCACGATGTGATCGTGACCGTTGGCATCCTGGCGTACTTCCAGATCACCTTCGACCTGACGGTACTGGCCGCGGTACTGGCGATCATTGGTTACTCGCTCAACGACACCATCGTGGTATTCGACCGGGTTCGTGAGAACTTCCGCGTACTGCGCAAGGCGACGTTGATCGAAAACATCAACATCTCCACCACCCAGACGCTGTTGCGGACCATGGCCACGTCGATCTCCACCTTGCTGGCGATCGCGGCACTGATGATCTTCGGTGGCGACAACCTGTGGGGCTTCTCCCTGGCACTGTTCATTGGCGTTCTGGCGGGTACCTACTCGTCGATCTACATCGCCAACGTGGTGCTGATCTGGCTGAACCTCAACAGCGAAGACCTGATCCCTCCGGCCAGCACTGGCAAGGAGGTCGACGACCGTCCTTGA
- the yajC gene encoding preprotein translocase subunit YajC, with the protein MSFFISNAMADAAAPAAAGPMGGGFEWIFLVGFLVIFYLMIWRPQAKRAKEQKNLLGSLQKGDEVVTTGGIAGKITKVSDAFVVLEVSDTVEMKFQKGAIAATLPKGTLKAI; encoded by the coding sequence ATGAGCTTTTTTATCTCTAACGCCATGGCTGACGCCGCTGCGCCTGCCGCTGCCGGCCCTATGGGCGGTGGTTTCGAGTGGATTTTCCTGGTCGGCTTCCTGGTCATCTTCTACCTGATGATCTGGCGTCCACAGGCCAAGCGCGCCAAAGAGCAGAAGAACCTGCTGGGCAGCCTGCAGAAAGGCGACGAAGTCGTGACCACTGGCGGTATCGCCGGCAAGATCACCAAGGTTTCCGATGCTTTCGTGGTACTGGAAGTCTCCGACACCGTGGAAATGAAGTTCCAGAAGGGCGCCATCGCCGCCACGCTGCCTAAAGGCACGCTCAAAGCGATCTAA
- the secD gene encoding protein translocase subunit SecD: MLNKYPLWKYVLILAVLAIGFIYSAPNLYPDDPAIQITGASTALQVNQADLERASKALTDAGIQVKAATLAAGAKGGLLRLAKQEDQLPAKDVVRKVMGDDYVVALNLAQTTPQWLRSIGAHPMKLGLDLSGGVHFLLEVDMDKALDARLKVYEGDVKSLLRKEKLRYRSLPQLNGAIQLGFADEASREQARALIRKNFNDFDIVPADLNGQAVLRLAMSPAKIAEIREYSIKQNLTTVRNRVNELGVAEPIVQRQGANRIVVELPGVQDTAEAKRILGKTANLEFRLAAEPGASRATSEEFEFREGNRPPALIERGLIITGDQVTDAKAGFGEHGTPEVNIRLDGHGGELMSRATRSNVGRSMAVIFIEQRPVTTYTKQMVNGVEKDVPVQTFKEEKKIISLATIQSPLGAQFRITGLNGQGESSELALLLRAGGLAAPMYFAEERTIGPSLGADNITKGVDAALWGMLFVSLFIIAIYRFFGVIATVALAGNMVMLLALMSLLGATLTLPGIAGIVLTMGMAVDANVLIFSRIREEIAAGMTVQRAINEGFGRAFTAILDSNLTTLLVGGILFAMGTGPVKGFAVTMSLGIFTSMFTAIMVTRAMVNLIFGGRDFKKLWI; encoded by the coding sequence ATGCTGAACAAATACCCTCTGTGGAAATACGTACTGATCCTGGCGGTGCTGGCGATCGGTTTTATTTATTCCGCTCCCAATCTCTATCCTGATGACCCGGCGATCCAGATCACTGGCGCCAGCACTGCGCTGCAGGTCAATCAGGCTGATCTGGAACGCGCGAGCAAAGCGCTCACTGACGCGGGCATCCAGGTCAAGGCGGCAACATTGGCGGCTGGTGCGAAGGGCGGCTTGTTGCGCCTGGCCAAGCAGGAAGACCAATTGCCGGCCAAAGACGTTGTGCGCAAGGTCATGGGTGATGACTACGTTGTCGCCCTCAACCTGGCACAGACCACGCCACAATGGTTGCGCAGCATTGGCGCGCACCCGATGAAGCTGGGTCTGGACTTGTCCGGCGGTGTGCACTTCCTGCTGGAAGTCGACATGGACAAAGCCCTCGACGCGCGTCTGAAAGTCTACGAAGGCGACGTGAAGAGCCTGCTGCGCAAAGAGAAGCTGCGCTATCGCAGCCTGCCGCAACTCAATGGCGCCATTCAGCTGGGTTTTGCTGACGAAGCTTCCCGCGAACAGGCCCGTGCGCTGATCCGCAAGAACTTCAATGATTTCGACATCGTGCCGGCTGACCTGAATGGTCAGGCGGTGCTGCGTCTGGCGATGAGCCCGGCCAAGATCGCGGAAATCCGCGAATACTCGATCAAGCAGAACTTGACCACGGTGCGTAACCGCGTCAACGAACTGGGTGTGGCCGAGCCGATCGTGCAGCGCCAGGGTGCCAACCGTATCGTGGTTGAGCTGCCGGGCGTGCAGGACACCGCTGAAGCCAAGCGTATCCTGGGTAAAACCGCCAACCTGGAATTCCGCCTCGCGGCTGAGCCGGGTGCTTCGCGCGCGACTTCCGAAGAGTTTGAATTCCGTGAAGGCAACCGTCCTCCTGCATTGATCGAGCGTGGCTTGATCATCACCGGTGACCAGGTCACCGACGCCAAGGCCGGTTTCGGCGAGCACGGTACCCCTGAAGTGAACATCCGCCTGGATGGTCACGGCGGCGAACTGATGAGCCGCGCCACGCGCAGCAACGTCGGTCGCAGCATGGCGGTGATCTTCATCGAGCAACGTCCTGTTACCACCTACACCAAGCAGATGGTCAACGGCGTCGAAAAAGACGTGCCGGTGCAGACCTTCAAGGAAGAGAAGAAGATCATCAGCCTGGCGACCATCCAGTCGCCGCTGGGTGCGCAATTCCGTATCACCGGCCTGAACGGCCAGGGCGAGTCTTCGGAACTGGCCTTGCTGCTGCGTGCCGGTGGCCTGGCTGCGCCGATGTACTTCGCTGAAGAACGCACCATCGGCCCGAGCCTGGGTGCCGACAACATCACTAAGGGTGTCGATGCGGCGCTGTGGGGCATGTTGTTCGTGTCGCTGTTCATCATCGCCATCTATCGCTTCTTCGGCGTGATCGCCACGGTGGCCCTGGCGGGCAACATGGTGATGCTGCTGGCCCTGATGTCGCTGCTGGGCGCTACGCTGACCCTGCCAGGCATCGCCGGTATCGTGCTGACCATGGGTATGGCGGTTGACGCCAACGTGCTGATCTTCTCGCGGATTCGTGAAGAGATCGCTGCCGGCATGACCGTACAGCGTGCAATCAACGAAGGCTTCGGCCGGGCATTCACCGCGATTCTCGACTCCAACCTGACCACGTTGCTGGTCGGCGGGATTCTCTTTGCCATGGGCACCGGCCCGGTCAAAGGTTTTGCGGTGACCATGTCCCTCGGTATCTTTACCTCGATGTTCACGGCCATCATGGTGACCCGCGCAATGGTCAACCTGATCTTTGGCGGGCGTGACTTCAAGAAGTTGTGGATTTAA
- the queA gene encoding tRNA preQ1(34) S-adenosylmethionine ribosyltransferase-isomerase QueA: MRVADFTFELPDSLIARHPLAERRASRLLTLDGPSGALAHRQFTDLLEHLRPGDLMVFNNTRVIPARLFGQKASGGKLEILVERVLDSHRVLAHVRSSKSPKPGSSIVIDGGGEAEMVARHDALFELKFAEEVLPLLERVGHMPLPPYIDRPDEDSDRERYQTVYSQRLGAVAAPTAGLHFDQPLLDAIAAKGVETAYVTLHVGAGTFQPVRVDNIEDHHMHSEWLEVSQEVVDAVAACKARGGRVIAVGTTSVRSLESAARDGVLKPFSGDTDIFIYPGRPFHVVDCLVTNFHLPESTLLMLVSAFAGYPETMAAYQAAIDNGYRFFSYGDAMFITRNPAPRGPEDNL; this comes from the coding sequence ATGCGCGTTGCTGACTTTACTTTTGAGCTCCCTGATTCGCTGATCGCTCGCCACCCTTTGGCCGAGCGTCGCGCCAGTCGACTGCTGACCCTGGACGGGCCGAGCGGTGCCCTCGCACACCGTCAATTCACTGATTTGCTTGAGCATTTGCGCCCGGGCGATTTGATGGTGTTCAACAATACCCGGGTGATTCCGGCGCGGCTGTTTGGCCAGAAAGCCTCCGGCGGCAAGCTGGAAATTCTGGTGGAGCGGGTGCTGGACAGCCATCGTGTGCTGGCCCATGTGCGCTCCAGCAAGTCGCCCAAACCGGGGTCGAGCATCGTGATCGATGGCGGTGGCGAAGCCGAGATGGTGGCGCGTCATGACGCGCTGTTCGAGCTCAAGTTTGCCGAAGAGGTGTTGCCGCTGCTCGAACGCGTCGGCCACATGCCGTTGCCTCCTTATATAGACCGCCCCGACGAAGACTCGGACCGCGAGCGCTACCAGACGGTGTACTCCCAGCGCCTCGGTGCCGTGGCGGCGCCGACGGCCGGGTTGCATTTCGACCAGCCGCTGCTGGACGCCATCGCCGCCAAGGGCGTCGAGACGGCCTATGTGACCCTGCACGTGGGGGCCGGCACGTTTCAGCCGGTGCGTGTGGATAACATCGAAGACCACCACATGCACAGCGAATGGCTGGAAGTCAGCCAGGAAGTGGTGGACGCGGTTGCCGCGTGCAAGGCGCGTGGCGGTCGGGTGATTGCCGTGGGCACCACCAGCGTGCGTTCGCTGGAGAGCGCGGCGCGGGATGGCGTGCTCAAGCCGTTCAGCGGCGACACCGATATCTTCATCTACCCAGGCCGGCCGTTCCATGTGGTCGACTGCCTGGTGACCAACTTCCATTTGCCCGAATCCACGCTGTTGATGCTGGTTTCGGCATTTGCCGGCTACCCGGAAACCATGGCCGCGTACCAAGCCGCCATCGACAATGGGTACCGTTTTTTCAGCTACGGTGATGCGATGTTTATCACCCGCAATCCGGCGCCGCGCGGCCCTGAGGACAACTTATGA